From Portunus trituberculatus isolate SZX2019 chromosome 50, ASM1759143v1, whole genome shotgun sequence, the proteins below share one genomic window:
- the LOC123499931 gene encoding zinc finger BED domain-containing protein 5-like: MEIPNGIFSHVPLVHIRELSTYCLDVFSRISGSQSGRYRPPGGGGKIWGCDSNSVLCDELRNMKHDIAYLADIFTKFNEVNLQLQGNEANLIKVKSAISTFLAKLQLFKRNIARHALYQFPSLSELDKEKGISDDDLQVYCTHLDELHRDMSKRFEDILLLEIPDWVINPFLNVNGEETGVAEEELI; this comes from the exons ATGGAGATACCAAATGGCATCTTTTCACATGTTCCTTTGGTCCACATCCGTGAACTCTCGACCTACTGCTTGGATGTTTT CTCTAgaatcagtggttcccaaagtGGGCGGTACCGCCCCCCTGGGGGCGGTGGAAAGATCTGGGGGTGTG ACTCCAATTCTGTTCTGTGTGATGAACTAAGAAACATGAAGCATGACATTGCTTATTTGGCAGATATATTCACAAAGTTCAATGAAGTTAATTTGCAGCTGCAAGGAAATGAGGCTAACCTAATTAAAGTCAAATCAGCTATCTCCACCTTCCTGGCCAAGTTACAGTTATTCAAACGAAACATAGCTCGTCATGCACTCTACCAGTTCCCAAGCCTCTCTGAATTGGATAAGGAAAAAGGCATATCAGACGATGACCTTCAAGTGTATTGTACACACCTGGATGAACTGCACAGAGACATGTCTAAGAGATTTGAGGACATTTTATTGCTTGAAATACCAGACTGGGTGATCAATCCATTCCTAAATGTCAACGGTGAGGAAACTGGAGTGGCAGAGGAAGaactgatttaa